From the genome of Eublepharis macularius isolate TG4126 chromosome 12, MPM_Emac_v1.0, whole genome shotgun sequence, one region includes:
- the LRCH4 gene encoding leucine-rich repeat and calponin homology domain-containing protein 4 isoform X4, with protein MAAGEGGADPLPPPSPFPPGPERALEEAAASGKLSLAGRHLRHFPGGAAQRWDLSDTTQADLSRNRFAEVPEAACHLMSLEGLCLYHNCLRSIPPAIANLQALTYLNVSRNQLTALPACLCRLPLKVLIASNNKVASLPDDIGALRSLRQLDVGSNELQFLPASMGGLESLRDLSVRRNQIAVLPEELAELPLVRLDFSCNRVAHIPVCYRRLRHLQCILLENNPLQSPPAQVCLKGKVHLFKYLHLEACSRARLDLGEFARGSCPTGVLEEFYPVRHYGGLDSGFNSVDSGSKRWSGNESADEFSDLSFRIAELARDPRQLKEKCSGGAADAHDWEQIDYIDSSVNGEEEEEEEELQKPGRSGLQKAGAAEQGQSGRACSGASLSRPEPSGEERRRPEILQLWQERERQQQLQQQQQPRTPWSQGREKRDSSGLAENCSSLSQLKHRSSQGAEQLAGSPRQALHHGDPSQPQNSTAAAYPSSREPSFMQKPTSFLFRSSSRNSVQRGSGFSWSEPYPAEPNGPVRLRAGSQALEERALTLQLRQAIESRLKITLAEDLGEALANGVILCQLINQLRPRSVPFVHVPSPAVPKLNAIKSRKNVESFLQGCRHLGVPEELLCSAQHVLEEEGLPCLAATVQALLETASTAPVGSAPRTLS; from the exons ACCTGTCTCGGAACCGTTTTGCGGAGGTGCCCGAAGCCGCTTGCCACCTGATGTCCTTGGAAGGGCTGTGTTTGTACCACAACTGCCTACGCAGCATCCCCCCAGCCATCGCCAACCTCCAAGCCCTCACCTACCTGAACGTCAG CCGAAACCAGCTCACCgctctgcctgcctgtctttgCCGCTTGCCCCTGAAGGTCCTCATCGCCAGCAATAACAAGGTGGCCAGCCTGCCTGACGATATTGGCGCCCTCCGCAGCCTCCGCCAACTG GATGTCGGCAGCAACGAGCTGCAGTTTCTCCCAGCGAGCATGGGGGGCCTGGAGTCTCTTCGGGACCTCAGTGTTCGGAGGAACCAGATTGCCGTCCTGCCTGAAG AACTGGCTGAGCTCCCGCTGGTGCGGCTCGACTTCTCCTGCAACCGTGTTGCACACATTCCTGTCTGCTACCGTCGCCTGCGCCACCTGCAGTGCATCCTGCTAGAAAACAACCCCTTGCAGTCCCCACCGGCACAG GTTTGCTTGAAAGGCAAAGTCCACCTCTTCAAGTACCTCCACCTCGAGGCCTGCAGCAGGGCCAGGCTGGACCTGGGGGAATTCGCCCGAGGAAGCTGCCCCACTGG TGTCCTGGAGGAATTCTACCCTGTGCGGCACTACGGTGGCCTTGACTCCGGCTTCAACAGTGTTGACAGTGGAAGCAAGCGGTGGTCAGGAAATGAG TCAGCGGACGAGTTCTCGGACCTCTCCTTCCGCATCGCGGAGCTTGCCCGGGACCCCCGGCAGCTGAAAGAGAAGTGCAGCGGGGGGGCAG CTGATGCCCACGATTGGGAACAGATCGACTATATTGACAGCAGCGTCAacggcgaggaggaggaggaggagg AGGAGCTGCAGAAGCCTGGAAGGAGCGGCCTCCAGAAAGCAGGTGCTGCAGAGCAGGGCCAGAGCGGCAG GGCCTGCAGTGGAGCTAGCTTGTCCAGGCCGGAGCCGTCTGGAGAGGAGCGCCGCCGCCCCGAGATCTTGCAGCTGTGGCAGGAGAGGGAGcgccagcagcagctgcagcagcagcagcagccacggaCCCCGTGGAGTCAGGGACGAGAGAAGCGGGACAG cagtggcctggccgagaactgcagcagcctctcccagCTGAAGCATCGCAGCAGCCAG GGAGCTGAGCAGCTGGCTGGTTCCCCCAGACAAGCCCTGCACCATGGGG ACCCTTCTCAGCCACAGAACTCTACAGCTGCAGCCTACCCATCCTCCCGTGAGCCCAGCTTCATGCAGAAGCCCACCAGCTTCCTTTTCCGCTCCTCGTCCCGGAACAGCGTCCAGCGGGGCTCCG GGTTCTCCTGGTCTGAGCCGTACCCTGCTGAGCCCAACGGCCCTGTGAGGCTGCGTGCTGGATCACAGGCCCTGGAGGAAAGAGCGCTCACCCTTCAGCTGCGCCAG gCAATCGAGTCCCGGCTGAAGATCACGCTTGCTGAGGACCTGGGCGAGGCGCTGGCCAATGGGGTGATCCTATGCCAGCTGATCAATCAGCTGCGCCCACGTTCGGTGCCCTTTGTCCACGTGCCCTCGCCAGCTGTG CCAAAACTGAATGCCATCAAAAGCCGGAAGAATGTGGAGAGCTTCTTGCAGGGCTGCCGCCACCTGGGGGTGCCAGAG gagtTGCTCTGCTCTGCACAGCATGTGTTGGAAGAAGAGGGTCTGCCCTGCTTGGCTGCAACTGTCCAGGCGCTGCTGGAGACGGCCAGCACCGCCCCAGTGGGATCTGCTCCACGGACTTTGAGCTGA
- the LRCH4 gene encoding leucine-rich repeat and calponin homology domain-containing protein 4 isoform X2, with product MAAGEGGADPLPPPSPFPPGPERALEEAAASGKLSLAGRHLRHFPGGAAQRWDLSDTTQADLSRNRFAEVPEAACHLMSLEGLCLYHNCLRSIPPAIANLQALTYLNVSRNQLTALPACLCRLPLKVLIASNNKVASLPDDIGALRSLRQLDVGSNELQFLPASMGGLESLRDLSVRRNQIAVLPEELAELPLVRLDFSCNRVAHIPVCYRRLRHLQCILLENNPLQSPPAQVCLKGKVHLFKYLHLEACSRARLDLGEFARGSCPTGVLEEFYPVRHYGGLDSGFNSVDSGSKRWSGNESADEFSDLSFRIAELARDPRQLKEKCSGGAADAHDWEQIDYIDSSVNGEEEEEEEELQKPGRSGLQKAGAAEQGQSGRACSGASLSRPEPSGEERRRPEILQLWQERERQQQLQQQQQPRTPWSQGREKRDSGLAENCSSLSQLKHRSSQGAEQLAGSPRQALHHGDPSQPQNSTAAAYPSSREPSFMQKPTSFLFRSSSRNSVQRGSGFSWSEPYPAEPNGPVRLRAGSQALEERALTLQLRQAIESRLKITLAEDLGEALANGVILCQLINQLRPRSVPFVHVPSPAVPKLNAIKSRKNVESFLQGCRHLGVPEVSLCSASDVLRGNSHSLLRLLHALPGLGPGVGVAPLAAAPLSEHLAGFGVFYVSVMLLLYLAYRKLCGF from the exons ACCTGTCTCGGAACCGTTTTGCGGAGGTGCCCGAAGCCGCTTGCCACCTGATGTCCTTGGAAGGGCTGTGTTTGTACCACAACTGCCTACGCAGCATCCCCCCAGCCATCGCCAACCTCCAAGCCCTCACCTACCTGAACGTCAG CCGAAACCAGCTCACCgctctgcctgcctgtctttgCCGCTTGCCCCTGAAGGTCCTCATCGCCAGCAATAACAAGGTGGCCAGCCTGCCTGACGATATTGGCGCCCTCCGCAGCCTCCGCCAACTG GATGTCGGCAGCAACGAGCTGCAGTTTCTCCCAGCGAGCATGGGGGGCCTGGAGTCTCTTCGGGACCTCAGTGTTCGGAGGAACCAGATTGCCGTCCTGCCTGAAG AACTGGCTGAGCTCCCGCTGGTGCGGCTCGACTTCTCCTGCAACCGTGTTGCACACATTCCTGTCTGCTACCGTCGCCTGCGCCACCTGCAGTGCATCCTGCTAGAAAACAACCCCTTGCAGTCCCCACCGGCACAG GTTTGCTTGAAAGGCAAAGTCCACCTCTTCAAGTACCTCCACCTCGAGGCCTGCAGCAGGGCCAGGCTGGACCTGGGGGAATTCGCCCGAGGAAGCTGCCCCACTGG TGTCCTGGAGGAATTCTACCCTGTGCGGCACTACGGTGGCCTTGACTCCGGCTTCAACAGTGTTGACAGTGGAAGCAAGCGGTGGTCAGGAAATGAG TCAGCGGACGAGTTCTCGGACCTCTCCTTCCGCATCGCGGAGCTTGCCCGGGACCCCCGGCAGCTGAAAGAGAAGTGCAGCGGGGGGGCAG CTGATGCCCACGATTGGGAACAGATCGACTATATTGACAGCAGCGTCAacggcgaggaggaggaggaggagg AGGAGCTGCAGAAGCCTGGAAGGAGCGGCCTCCAGAAAGCAGGTGCTGCAGAGCAGGGCCAGAGCGGCAG GGCCTGCAGTGGAGCTAGCTTGTCCAGGCCGGAGCCGTCTGGAGAGGAGCGCCGCCGCCCCGAGATCTTGCAGCTGTGGCAGGAGAGGGAGcgccagcagcagctgcagcagcagcagcagccacggaCCCCGTGGAGTCAGGGACGAGAGAAGCGGGACAG tggcctggccgagaactgcagcagcctctcccagCTGAAGCATCGCAGCAGCCAG GGAGCTGAGCAGCTGGCTGGTTCCCCCAGACAAGCCCTGCACCATGGGG ACCCTTCTCAGCCACAGAACTCTACAGCTGCAGCCTACCCATCCTCCCGTGAGCCCAGCTTCATGCAGAAGCCCACCAGCTTCCTTTTCCGCTCCTCGTCCCGGAACAGCGTCCAGCGGGGCTCCG GGTTCTCCTGGTCTGAGCCGTACCCTGCTGAGCCCAACGGCCCTGTGAGGCTGCGTGCTGGATCACAGGCCCTGGAGGAAAGAGCGCTCACCCTTCAGCTGCGCCAG gCAATCGAGTCCCGGCTGAAGATCACGCTTGCTGAGGACCTGGGCGAGGCGCTGGCCAATGGGGTGATCCTATGCCAGCTGATCAATCAGCTGCGCCCACGTTCGGTGCCCTTTGTCCACGTGCCCTCGCCAGCTGTG CCAAAACTGAATGCCATCAAAAGCCGGAAGAATGTGGAGAGCTTCTTGCAGGGCTGCCGCCACCTGGGGGTGCCAGAG GTGTCCCTCTGCTCTGCCTCTGACGTCCTGCGCGGCAACAGCCACAGCTTGCTTCGCCTCCTCCATGCCCTGCCGGGTCTTggtccaggggtgggggtggcgccTCTGGCTGCCGCCCCCCTGTCTGAGCACCTGGCAGGCTTCGGCGTCTTCTACGTCTCTGTCATGCTGCTGCTGTATCTCGCCTATCGCAAGCTCTGTGGCTTCTGA
- the LRCH4 gene encoding leucine-rich repeat and calponin homology domain-containing protein 4 isoform X1: MAAGEGGADPLPPPSPFPPGPERALEEAAASGKLSLAGRHLRHFPGGAAQRWDLSDTTQADLSRNRFAEVPEAACHLMSLEGLCLYHNCLRSIPPAIANLQALTYLNVSRNQLTALPACLCRLPLKVLIASNNKVASLPDDIGALRSLRQLDVGSNELQFLPASMGGLESLRDLSVRRNQIAVLPEELAELPLVRLDFSCNRVAHIPVCYRRLRHLQCILLENNPLQSPPAQVCLKGKVHLFKYLHLEACSRARLDLGEFARGSCPTGVLEEFYPVRHYGGLDSGFNSVDSGSKRWSGNESADEFSDLSFRIAELARDPRQLKEKCSGGAADAHDWEQIDYIDSSVNGEEEEEEELQKPGRSGLQKAGAAEQGQSGRACSGASLSRPEPSGEERRRPEILQLWQERERQQQLQQQQQPRTPWSQGREKRDSSGLAENCSSLSQLKHRSSQGAEQLAGSPRQALHHGDPSQPQNSTAAAYPSSREPSFMQKPTSFLFRSSSRNSVQRGSGFSWSEPYPAEPNGPVRLRAGSQALEERALTLQLRQAIESRLKITLAEDLGEALANGVILCQLINQLRPRSVPFVHVPSPAVPKLNAIKSRKNVESFLQGCRHLGVPEVSLCSASDVLRGNSHSLLRLLHALPGLGPGVGVAPLAAAPLSEHLAGFGVFYVSVMLLLYLAYRKLCGF; this comes from the exons ACCTGTCTCGGAACCGTTTTGCGGAGGTGCCCGAAGCCGCTTGCCACCTGATGTCCTTGGAAGGGCTGTGTTTGTACCACAACTGCCTACGCAGCATCCCCCCAGCCATCGCCAACCTCCAAGCCCTCACCTACCTGAACGTCAG CCGAAACCAGCTCACCgctctgcctgcctgtctttgCCGCTTGCCCCTGAAGGTCCTCATCGCCAGCAATAACAAGGTGGCCAGCCTGCCTGACGATATTGGCGCCCTCCGCAGCCTCCGCCAACTG GATGTCGGCAGCAACGAGCTGCAGTTTCTCCCAGCGAGCATGGGGGGCCTGGAGTCTCTTCGGGACCTCAGTGTTCGGAGGAACCAGATTGCCGTCCTGCCTGAAG AACTGGCTGAGCTCCCGCTGGTGCGGCTCGACTTCTCCTGCAACCGTGTTGCACACATTCCTGTCTGCTACCGTCGCCTGCGCCACCTGCAGTGCATCCTGCTAGAAAACAACCCCTTGCAGTCCCCACCGGCACAG GTTTGCTTGAAAGGCAAAGTCCACCTCTTCAAGTACCTCCACCTCGAGGCCTGCAGCAGGGCCAGGCTGGACCTGGGGGAATTCGCCCGAGGAAGCTGCCCCACTGG TGTCCTGGAGGAATTCTACCCTGTGCGGCACTACGGTGGCCTTGACTCCGGCTTCAACAGTGTTGACAGTGGAAGCAAGCGGTGGTCAGGAAATGAG TCAGCGGACGAGTTCTCGGACCTCTCCTTCCGCATCGCGGAGCTTGCCCGGGACCCCCGGCAGCTGAAAGAGAAGTGCAGCGGGGGGGCAG CTGATGCCCACGATTGGGAACAGATCGACTATATTGACAGCAGCGTCAacggcgaggaggaggaggaggag GAGCTGCAGAAGCCTGGAAGGAGCGGCCTCCAGAAAGCAGGTGCTGCAGAGCAGGGCCAGAGCGGCAG GGCCTGCAGTGGAGCTAGCTTGTCCAGGCCGGAGCCGTCTGGAGAGGAGCGCCGCCGCCCCGAGATCTTGCAGCTGTGGCAGGAGAGGGAGcgccagcagcagctgcagcagcagcagcagccacggaCCCCGTGGAGTCAGGGACGAGAGAAGCGGGACAG cagtggcctggccgagaactgcagcagcctctcccagCTGAAGCATCGCAGCAGCCAG GGAGCTGAGCAGCTGGCTGGTTCCCCCAGACAAGCCCTGCACCATGGGG ACCCTTCTCAGCCACAGAACTCTACAGCTGCAGCCTACCCATCCTCCCGTGAGCCCAGCTTCATGCAGAAGCCCACCAGCTTCCTTTTCCGCTCCTCGTCCCGGAACAGCGTCCAGCGGGGCTCCG GGTTCTCCTGGTCTGAGCCGTACCCTGCTGAGCCCAACGGCCCTGTGAGGCTGCGTGCTGGATCACAGGCCCTGGAGGAAAGAGCGCTCACCCTTCAGCTGCGCCAG gCAATCGAGTCCCGGCTGAAGATCACGCTTGCTGAGGACCTGGGCGAGGCGCTGGCCAATGGGGTGATCCTATGCCAGCTGATCAATCAGCTGCGCCCACGTTCGGTGCCCTTTGTCCACGTGCCCTCGCCAGCTGTG CCAAAACTGAATGCCATCAAAAGCCGGAAGAATGTGGAGAGCTTCTTGCAGGGCTGCCGCCACCTGGGGGTGCCAGAG GTGTCCCTCTGCTCTGCCTCTGACGTCCTGCGCGGCAACAGCCACAGCTTGCTTCGCCTCCTCCATGCCCTGCCGGGTCTTggtccaggggtgggggtggcgccTCTGGCTGCCGCCCCCCTGTCTGAGCACCTGGCAGGCTTCGGCGTCTTCTACGTCTCTGTCATGCTGCTGCTGTATCTCGCCTATCGCAAGCTCTGTGGCTTCTGA
- the LRCH4 gene encoding leucine-rich repeat and calponin homology domain-containing protein 4 isoform X3, with product MAAGEGGADPLPPPSPFPPGPERALEEAAASGKLSLAGRHLRHFPGGAAQRWDLSDTTQADLSRNRFAEVPEAACHLMSLEGLCLYHNCLRSIPPAIANLQALTYLNVSRNQLTALPACLCRLPLKVLIASNNKVASLPDDIGALRSLRQLDVGSNELQFLPASMGGLESLRDLSVRRNQIAVLPEELAELPLVRLDFSCNRVAHIPVCYRRLRHLQCILLENNPLQSPPAQVCLKGKVHLFKYLHLEACSRARLDLGEFARGSCPTGVLEEFYPVRHYGGLDSGFNSVDSGSKRWSGNESADEFSDLSFRIAELARDPRQLKEKCSGGAADAHDWEQIDYIDSSVNGEEEEEELQKPGRSGLQKAGAAEQGQSGRACSGASLSRPEPSGEERRRPEILQLWQERERQQQLQQQQQPRTPWSQGREKRDSSGLAENCSSLSQLKHRSSQGAEQLAGSPRQALHHGDPSQPQNSTAAAYPSSREPSFMQKPTSFLFRSSSRNSVQRGSGFSWSEPYPAEPNGPVRLRAGSQALEERALTLQLRQAIESRLKITLAEDLGEALANGVILCQLINQLRPRSVPFVHVPSPAVPKLNAIKSRKNVESFLQGCRHLGVPEVSLCSASDVLRGNSHSLLRLLHALPGLGPGVGVAPLAAAPLSEHLAGFGVFYVSVMLLLYLAYRKLCGF from the exons ACCTGTCTCGGAACCGTTTTGCGGAGGTGCCCGAAGCCGCTTGCCACCTGATGTCCTTGGAAGGGCTGTGTTTGTACCACAACTGCCTACGCAGCATCCCCCCAGCCATCGCCAACCTCCAAGCCCTCACCTACCTGAACGTCAG CCGAAACCAGCTCACCgctctgcctgcctgtctttgCCGCTTGCCCCTGAAGGTCCTCATCGCCAGCAATAACAAGGTGGCCAGCCTGCCTGACGATATTGGCGCCCTCCGCAGCCTCCGCCAACTG GATGTCGGCAGCAACGAGCTGCAGTTTCTCCCAGCGAGCATGGGGGGCCTGGAGTCTCTTCGGGACCTCAGTGTTCGGAGGAACCAGATTGCCGTCCTGCCTGAAG AACTGGCTGAGCTCCCGCTGGTGCGGCTCGACTTCTCCTGCAACCGTGTTGCACACATTCCTGTCTGCTACCGTCGCCTGCGCCACCTGCAGTGCATCCTGCTAGAAAACAACCCCTTGCAGTCCCCACCGGCACAG GTTTGCTTGAAAGGCAAAGTCCACCTCTTCAAGTACCTCCACCTCGAGGCCTGCAGCAGGGCCAGGCTGGACCTGGGGGAATTCGCCCGAGGAAGCTGCCCCACTGG TGTCCTGGAGGAATTCTACCCTGTGCGGCACTACGGTGGCCTTGACTCCGGCTTCAACAGTGTTGACAGTGGAAGCAAGCGGTGGTCAGGAAATGAG TCAGCGGACGAGTTCTCGGACCTCTCCTTCCGCATCGCGGAGCTTGCCCGGGACCCCCGGCAGCTGAAAGAGAAGTGCAGCGGGGGGGCAG CTGATGCCCACGATTGGGAACAGATCGACTATATTGACAGCAGCGTCAacggcgaggaggaggaggaggag CTGCAGAAGCCTGGAAGGAGCGGCCTCCAGAAAGCAGGTGCTGCAGAGCAGGGCCAGAGCGGCAG GGCCTGCAGTGGAGCTAGCTTGTCCAGGCCGGAGCCGTCTGGAGAGGAGCGCCGCCGCCCCGAGATCTTGCAGCTGTGGCAGGAGAGGGAGcgccagcagcagctgcagcagcagcagcagccacggaCCCCGTGGAGTCAGGGACGAGAGAAGCGGGACAG cagtggcctggccgagaactgcagcagcctctcccagCTGAAGCATCGCAGCAGCCAG GGAGCTGAGCAGCTGGCTGGTTCCCCCAGACAAGCCCTGCACCATGGGG ACCCTTCTCAGCCACAGAACTCTACAGCTGCAGCCTACCCATCCTCCCGTGAGCCCAGCTTCATGCAGAAGCCCACCAGCTTCCTTTTCCGCTCCTCGTCCCGGAACAGCGTCCAGCGGGGCTCCG GGTTCTCCTGGTCTGAGCCGTACCCTGCTGAGCCCAACGGCCCTGTGAGGCTGCGTGCTGGATCACAGGCCCTGGAGGAAAGAGCGCTCACCCTTCAGCTGCGCCAG gCAATCGAGTCCCGGCTGAAGATCACGCTTGCTGAGGACCTGGGCGAGGCGCTGGCCAATGGGGTGATCCTATGCCAGCTGATCAATCAGCTGCGCCCACGTTCGGTGCCCTTTGTCCACGTGCCCTCGCCAGCTGTG CCAAAACTGAATGCCATCAAAAGCCGGAAGAATGTGGAGAGCTTCTTGCAGGGCTGCCGCCACCTGGGGGTGCCAGAG GTGTCCCTCTGCTCTGCCTCTGACGTCCTGCGCGGCAACAGCCACAGCTTGCTTCGCCTCCTCCATGCCCTGCCGGGTCTTggtccaggggtgggggtggcgccTCTGGCTGCCGCCCCCCTGTCTGAGCACCTGGCAGGCTTCGGCGTCTTCTACGTCTCTGTCATGCTGCTGCTGTATCTCGCCTATCGCAAGCTCTGTGGCTTCTGA
- the SPAG7 gene encoding sperm-associated antigen 7, which yields MAELDLLGSILRAMEPPPARGRREARRAREQTAQLKKLQEEDKRQKVEFRKQMEKEVSGFIQDSSQTKKKFQPMNKVERSILHDVVEVAGLTSFSFGEDEDSRYVMIFKKEFAPSDEELETYRRGEEWDPQQAQEKRRLKELAEKQAEEEALRGPAVVSPNTDYKDKYSHLIGKVAAKDAAHTMEANKAYGCVPVANKRDTRSIEEAMNDIRAKKRLRQTEEETPAPPAKSS from the exons ATGGCGGAGCTGGACCTGCTGGGCTCCATCCTGCGCGCCATGGAGCCGCCGCCCGCCCGGGGCCGCCGCGAGGCCCGCCGCGCCAGGG AGCAAACGGCCCAGCTGAAGAAGCTGCAGGAAGAGGACAAACGGCAGAAGGTGGAGTTCCGCAAGCAG ATGGAGAAGGAGGTGTCTGGCTTCATTCAGGACAGCAGCCAAACCAAGAAGAAATTCCAGCCCATGAACAAAGTGGAGCGCAGCATCCT GCATGACGTGGTGGAAGTAGCAGGACTCACCTCCTTCTCCTTTGGCGAGGATGAGGACTCGCGCTACGTCATGATTTTCAAGAAG gaatttGCCCCCTCGGATGAAGAGCTGGAAACTTACCGCAGAGGGGAGGAGTGGGATCCGCAGCAGGCCCAGGAGAAGCGTCGGCTCAAG GAGCTGGCCGAGAAGCAGGCTGAAGAGGAAGCCCTGAGAGGTCCCGCGGTGGTGAGCCCCAACACAGACTACAAAGACAAGTATAGCCATCTCATCGGCAAGGTGGCTGCCAAGGATGCTGCCCACACCATGGAGGCAAACAAGGCCTACGGCTGCG TTCCTGTGGCCAACAAGAGGGACACGCGCTCCATTGAGGAGGCCATGAACGACATTCGGGCCAAGAAGCGCCTGCGCCAGACAGAGGAGGAGACCCCTGCGCCGCCTGCCAAGAGCTCCTAG
- the ENO3 gene encoding beta-enolase — MSIQKIHAREILDSRGNPTVEVDLHTAKGRFRAAVPSGASTGIYEALELRDGDKARYLGKGVLKAVEHINKTLVPALLEKKLSVVEQEKIDKLMIDLDGTENKSKFGANAILGVSLAVCKAGAAEKGVPLYRHIADLAGNAELILPVPAFNVINGGSHAGNKLAMQEFMILPVGASNFKEAMRIGAEVYHNLKAVIKAKYGKDATNVGDEGGFAPNILENNEALELLKSAIEKAGYPDKVVIGMDVAASEFFRKGKYDLDFKSPDDPNRYISGEKLGELYQSFIKNYPVVSIEDPFDQDDWETWKKFLTQVQIQIVGDDLTVTNPKRIQKAVEQKACNCLLLKVNQIGSVTESIQACKLAQSNGWGVMVSHRSGETEDTFIADLVVGLCTGQIKTGAPCRSERLAKYNQLMRIEEELGDKAHFAGRKFRNPRAK; from the exons ATGTCTATCCAGAAGATCCACGCGCGAGAGATCCTCGACTCGCGAGGAAACCCGACCGTGGAGGTTGATCTGCACACGGCCAAGG gtcGCTTTCGGGCCGCCGTGCCCAGCGGAGCCTCCACCGGCATCTACGAGGCCCTGGAGCTTCGGGACGGGGACAAGGCCCGGTACCTGGGCAAAG GGGTGTTGAAAGCTGTGGAACACATCAACAAGACCCTGGTTCCCGCTCTCCTTGAGAAG AAACTCAGCGTGGTTGAACAAGAGAAGATCGACAAACTGATGATTGATCTGGATGGCACAGAGAACAAGT CCAAGTTTGGGGCCAATGCCATCCTTGGGGTCTCCCTCGCTGTCTGCAAGGCTGGTGCTGCCGAGAAAGGGGTCCCCCTCTACCGCCACATTGCAGACCTGGCTGGAAATGCCGAACTCATCCTGCCTGTGCCT gctttcAACGTGATCAATGGCGGCTCCCACGCGGGGAATAAACTGGCCATGCAGGAGTTCATGATCCTCCCTGTTGGGGCGAGCAACTTCAAGGAGGCCATGAGGATCGGGGCCGAAGTCTACCACAACCTGAAAGCCGTCATCAAGGCCAAGTACGGCAAGGACGCCACCAATGTGGGGGACGAGGGGGGCTTTGCTCCCAACATCTTGGAGAACAACGAAG ctCTGGAGCTGCTGAAGTCTGCCATCGAGAAGGCAGGCTACCCGGACAAGGTGGTGATTGGTATGGACGTGGCCGCCTCAGAGTTCTTCCGCAAGGGAAAATACGACTTGGACTTCAAGTCCCCCGATGACCCAAACCGATACATCAGCGGCGAGAAACTGGGGGAGCTGTACCAGAGCTTCATCAAAAACTACCCTG tggttTCCATCGAGGATCCCTTCGACCAGGATGACTGGGAGACATGGAAGAAGTTTCTGACTCAGGTGCAAATCCAGATTGTGGGGGACGACTTGACCGTCACCAACCCCAAGCGCATCCAGAAGGCGGTGGAGCAGAAGGCCTGCAACTGCCTCCTGCTGAAGGTCAACCAGATCGGCTCGGTCACAGAGTCCATCCAAGC CTGCAAACTGGCCCAGAGCAATGGCTGGGGGGTCATGGTGAGCCATCGCTCGGGGGAGACAGAGGACACCTTCATTGCGGACTTGGTGGTGGGACTCTGCACAGGACAG ATCAAGACGGGAGCACCCTGCCGGTCAGAGCGTTTGGCCAAGTACAACCAACTGATGCG GATTGAGGAAGAGCTGGGAGACAAAGCGCACTTCGCGGGTCGCAAATTCCGGAACCCCCGAGCCAAGTAA
- the PFN1 gene encoding profilin-1 yields the protein MSGWNCYIDSLMADGTCQDAAIVGYKDVPSVWAAAPGKTFANITPTEVNVLVGKERSNLFVNGLTLGGQKCSVIRDSLHTDGECTMDLRTKSTGGAPTFNITAAMTSKTIVLVMGKEGIHGGCVNKKCFEMASHLRRSQY from the exons ATGAGCGGCTGGAATTGCTACATCGACAGCCTGATGGCCGACGGCACCTGCCAGGACGCCGCCATCGTGGGCTACAAGGACGTGCCCTCCGTCTGGGCCGCCGCCCCGGGCAAGACCTTCGCCAACATCACG CCTACGGAGGTGAACGTGCTGGTGGGAAAGGAGCGGAGCAACCTCTTTGTGAACGGGCTGACGCTGGGCGGCCAGAAGTGTTCCGTCATCCGGGACAGCTTGCACACGGACGGCGAGTGCACCATGGACCTGCGGACGAAGAGCACGGGCGGCGCCCCCACCTTCAATATCACAGCAGCCATGACCAGCAAGA CGATAGTCCTTGTGATGGGCAAGGAAGGAATCCACGGCGGTTGCGTCAACAAGAAGTGCTTTGAGATGGCCAGCCACTTGCGGAGGTCCCAATATTGA